The following nucleotide sequence is from Anolis sagrei isolate rAnoSag1 chromosome 11, rAnoSag1.mat, whole genome shotgun sequence.
gtgtatttttctgtttgtttgctttgttctgttagaaatgtaatataatggactggctgctctgacacgacaaaaaaaaaaacagtattcaaatttggacgtattgggtatttgtgccaaatttggtccagtgactgaaaatgtatcctgcagatcagatatttagattaagaatcataacagtagcaaaattacagttgtgaagtagcaatgaaaataacattatggttgggggtcactacaacatgaggaactgtactaaggggtcgtggcattgagaaggttgagaaccactgtcctaaaggcaTCTGATgttttctgatcttggaagtgaaTTAGAATCAGCTCTGGTTGGAACTCGTACGGGAGACACTGCACTACTTATGTGATTGGAGATAATTCCGTATATCAAAGGAAAGCCAAAGCTCTGTGATGCAGACAAAGCAGAGGCTAAGGTGGAGCCAGCCAGCCgttttcctctctcccttattCCTGAGATGGAAAACAGGCTAGTTTTGGGGTTTCAAGAAATCTACAAGGAGCTCTCCTTTGTCTCGTCTGCAGCTGCACAGGCTCCTGCTATACGATGCAGAAAATCACACTGCCGCGGCAAGCATCAGAGCCAGCTTGTGGACAGGCGAGAGACAGTGTGCCGGGAGATGGATGCCACTTCTGCCTCCGCATCTGTGCGGCGGATGCTGCTTGGCTCCCTTCGGCCTCGTTGTGCCAGCATCCCTCTGGTAGCTCAGCCTTGATTCTTCCTCCATTCTTCCCAGCCTAGCACAGCTCTGGTTTTCCTTGAGACGAGAAGGGAGACCCCCTGACCTCCCTTTGGACACTCCCGCACCCATGTCCCCTGGGCCCGATGAAGCCGGCGCCGAAGTCCCCCAGATGGACCCAGCCATCCTCATCTTCCTCCTGTATCTGATGATCATCCACGAACTGGTCAGCGGTTGGATGGAGTACCAGAAGCAAGCCACAAAGCCCAAGAAGCAAACTGGGCCCCTGTGGTCATCCAGGTAGGTGGGGATTGGGAAGGGAGTCTCTTGGGTTGCAGGGGAAACAAAGGATTTGTGCAGTGTTTGGAGACGTGCGAcccaaatggtcaaaggtctcgCATGTTTcggaagagaagattgagaaggGGACACGAGAGCCATATTGGAGTATGTGAAAAGATGCTGTATTGAGGAGGAATGGGTAAAGCTTGTGTTCCTGCTGCTCTTtagactggatggatggattcaaaagacaggaaaagagattccactgaaacattaggaagaactattCGATAGTCTGTCGGAATCTGAAGGAGTTGATTTTTCGCAGGTGTTGgatggatggccgtctgtcaggagggcttgaattgtgtcttcctgcatgactaaattgggttgaactggatggttcttgaggtctcttccaactgtaggattctttCAGGGTCATGTCAACAGGATGGACTTGATCCCTGGTCTGTCTTGGTTTTGGCACCGCGTTGGGGCGCCCATGGGAGCAGAAAGGGGTCCTACATCTCAAAATAGATGGGGGTTCctttatttagaatcatagaataatagaataatagaggtggaagagacctcatgggtcatccagtccaaccccctgccaagaagcaggaaaattgcattcaaagcactcccgacagatggccatccagcctctgtttaaaagcttccaaagaaggagcctccatccaggggcggctcaacccattacgcgaagtaagcatttgcagtatagttgattttgcctagggaCGTTCTTGAGGCacgcttgggggaaaatagaccttgaaatatggaagttgtagttactgggatgtatagtttacctacaatcaaagagcattctgaactccaccaatgatggaattgaaccaaatatggcacacagaactcccatggcgaacagaaaatatatatcagtgattggttgggtagtggggggggggggcgctaaaatactgtttgcttaccattgaaaattacctagggccacctctgcgctccaccacgctctggagcagagagttccactgctgaacagctttcacagtcaggaagttcttcctaatccaaccccctgccaagaagcaggaaaattgtattcaaagcccccctgacagatggccatccagcctctgtttaaactcttccaaagaaggaacctccaccacactctgggacagagagttccactactgaacagctgtCTCtcacaagaagttcttcctaatgttcagaaggaatctcctttcttgtagtttgaagccattactccatgtcctagtctccagggcagcagaaaaacaagcttgctccctcctccctatgacttcctctcgcatatgtatacatatctcctctcagccttctcttctacaggctaaacatgctcagctctttaagccactcctcataggaattgttctccagacccttgatcattttagtcaccctcctctggacacattctatttttacatggctgtcatgtctcctctcagccttctcttcttcaggctaaacatgcccagctctttaagccactcctcatagggcttgttctccagacccttgatcattttagtcaccctcctctggacacattgtatttttacatggctatcatgtcccctctcagccttctcttcttcaggctagttctttaagctgctcctcacagggtttgttctgcagacccttgatcattttagttgccctcctctggacacattttatttttacatggctctcatgtctcctctcagccttctcttctgcaggctaaacatgcccaggtctttaagccgctcctcatatggcttgttctccagacccttgatcattttagtctccctcctctggacacattccagcttccccAATGTGTTAGCCAGGACTCAGACAGCAGTGCTTGCTTTCTCTCGTAACATATTCATAAACACAGATACACCCCATTCATTCATGGGATGTTGTTTACATTCATCCTAATTATAAACACACCTCAATAATTCATTGAATGAGGCACAGCCATATACCTCATTCACACATGTGCATCTATGTTTCATTCACACACACGTACACCATGCACAGCTCACTTTCTAATAGAtgcatagagctggaagggaccccaaaggccatccagtccagccccaggCAGGAATATCCAACTAAAGCACACCTGGAAAGCATCCATCCAACCCAAAAGCTTCTAATAAACCCTCCAACCCAAAAGCCTGCAGTAAAATAGGTCCCATCATCCTCTGACAGTGTCTCCCTCTGTATGCACGCTGGGGATGTTTTGGATCGCGGCTTGTTTGACTGCAAACAATGTCCCAGCGACAGACTGGAGCGCCTGTGTGCAGATGGGAATGAATAGGCAGAATGGTGTCATTGAGTTTTGTCTGGAACGGTGACAATAACGCGCAGTCTTCTTCTGCTAGCtgcattctttaaaaataaaagccaggctttgaaccttAAGCATGAAGCGAAAGAGGAGgcgcagaagaggaggaggcggtAGTAGCTGTAGTCATAGTAGTAGTAGACGTAGTAACAGCACGCTACATGTGACAACATAGCGAATGGATGAAAACACAGGGTTAAGGTGTGATATCCCAGCTTGGAAAGCAGTGGATACTGTAACCAATACATTagatttttgggttgctgtgagtttttgccatgttccagaagcattctctcctgacgtttcacccacatttatggcagaggttgtgaggtctgttggaaacgaggcaagtagggtttatatatctatggaataatgtctaaggtgggagaaagaactcttgtctgttggaggcaagcgtgaatgttgccagtggccaccttgattagcactaaatagccttgcagcttcaaagcctggctgcttcctgcctgggagaatgttGAGAAATGTTAggtgttatgtttttatatgttttaaattctatcttaaaatgtttattttaattgtacgtTGTTTTAGGCAtagaatagttgcctatgtgtaaagctgccttAAGTCtcttgggttgagaagggcagggtataaatatggtaaataaataaataagttgacccctattttttcctgtctggaattcccctgttttctgagtgctgctctttatttactttcctgattttagagggttttttttaatactgtagtGTAAtccaactagagaagtcagccatagcagagcacctgatgaaccaacctggacacaaaatattatttgagaatacagaaatgctggaccactctcacaaccataaTGTCAGGctacacggagaagccattgaaatccattgaaaacagaaaggaggaaaccacggaaataaataaaatctggctacgagtgtttttaaaaactctagaatcaggacagtaaataaagaacaatattgagaaaattccagacagaaaacaatcagagccagttaGACTTGGCTTTTCAAGCAAGTATTTCCAAATACAGGGTAACAGACTtaagaaaatggaatggttgggcGATGatattggacaatgtttttaacaggagACCCTAACGTtcatgtttttactgattttgtcatgtttttattactcgattagctgtcccctgccacgcattgctgtggcccacatgtgggttctgtgtgggaggtttggcccaattctgtcattggtggggttcagaatgctctgtgattgtaggtgaactataaatcccagctactacaactcctaaatgtcaagattctattttctccaaactccactagtgttcacatttgggcatattgggtattagtgtagagtttggtccagatccatcattgttggagtcctcagtgctctctggatgtaggtgaactacaactccaaaaccaaaggacactgcccaccaaacccttccagtattttctgttggtcatgggagaactgtgtgccaagtttggttcaattccatcgttggtggggttcagaatgctctttgattgtaggtgaactctaaatcccagcaactgcaattcccaaatgtcaagatctattttccccaaactccaccagtgttcatatttgggcatattgaatatttgtgccaaatttggtccatatccatcactgagtgcaccgtgctctctgggtgtaggtgaactacaacagtattttctgttggtcatgggagaactgtgtgccaagtttagttcaattccatcgttggtggggttcagaatgctctttgattgtagatgaactataaatcccagcaactacaactcccaaatgacaaaatcaatttttttgagtgaaggacgtacattgggttgttaggtgtcttgtgtccaaatttggtgtcaattcgtccagtggttttcgagttctgttaatcccacaaacgaacattatatttttatttatatagatttttattatattgaaattgtatttattgtcttggcacctgcgggctgagagggatggtatataaatatagtaaataaataataaataaataaatactgacacCCTTTGACTTTTTCTGCAGCTGTTCTCGGATGAGCCGCTCGGGCTTTTCTCAACCGCTGGCATCCTCAACCCGGCGAGAGAGGCATCGGGAATGGAGAAAGCCAGGCCGGATCCTCAGGAAAGTGTAAAGAAGACCCCTTTGGAGCTCAACCCAAGGGACCAAGGACAAAGATGGCAGTGTTCCTGGAACAATCCATTACTGCATGCCACTTTCCATTTTGCCAAAACAGAAGCAGGAATTGTCGCTCTACTGTACTGATGCTGCATGTTCCCTTGGTCATGCATGGACACCCAACAACACCAACCAACCTGCAACAGTATTGATCTTGAGTGTGAAGTTGAGACGTGCCACAAGTTGGGTGTGCCTTACACTTCAACCAAAAGCAAACAAGGAGGCcaagaatgtggtggaggctccttctttggaggcttttaagcagaggctgaatggccatctgttgggggtgctttgaatgttattttcctgcttcttggcaggatggggttggactggatggcccacgagatctcttccaactcaaggattctatgattctatgactgtgagatcACCCAATCGATAGCTGGAGAATTGTATCATTTTGGCACTTCTTTACCTGCCTTAATGCTatggattctggggtttgtagttttgtaggATATGTTAGCCTTTGTGTTGCCACAAAAGACTGCATAGTTCAGTACTCCTGTGGCAAAGGAGTGTCAAACGGCTATGGATCATTATGGATCATGGAGATgcgacccaagtctaaacattgtttacattttatgtaCACCTCCTACACTAACCCAAAAGTAATTTGATACAACTTTGCATGAAACCAAGTTTTTGGAcattaaaccatcagaaaacaaaggtgtcaccatGTCAGTCGCgcaagtggacaattttggaggatTTTTGGACCAGGAATGCTTAACCTGTAGTTGGTTGTAATTAATTCTATCATGGTGTAACTGTAATTTTTGAAACACTATTTTCCcagtcacaaataaataaatgatgatagAGGAGAAATACCATATTGTTTtgccataaggtaaaggtaaaggttttctcttgacattaagtccagtcgtgtccaactctggggattggtgctcatctctatttctaagccgaagaaccggtgttgtctgtggacacctccatgactgcatggagtgccgttaccttcccaccggagcagaacctattgatttactcacatttgcatgttttgaaactgctaggttggcaggagctggggctaacagcggaagctcaccccactcccgagatttgaacctgtgaccttttggtcagcaagttcagcagctcagtggtttaacccactgtgccaccaggggctgagGTCTTAGTGTGCCTTTATTAAAGCCAACTTTGGGTCTGGAGATTAAAACAAACTGGAGCTGGggatgacagtggaagctcatttcgctccccggattcgaacctacaacctttccatcaggaagttcagcagctcagtggtttaacccactgtgccaccatctGACTGATATGGAACCTATATTGAGTTGTctctaccacagacatcagaGGAATTGCAAGACCAAAAACAagccacccagagggaaagtgttctcaccatacatcaagggaaccattgaccacatagggaagctgatgaagaaacacaatctaCACACTAACctcagacccactaagaaaacccaaccaatgctacattcagcaaaggacaagagagatcctctcaccttggcaggagtctaccgtataccatgcgaatgtggacaagtctacagagggacccccaaacacaacagcattgcccaggcaagactcaaggaacatgaaaggcactgtggactactaactcaaccagagaagtcaaacCATATAATATTCTGGCTTTCACCTGGTTGTCAGTCATCCAACCTTATATCTAGAAGGAAGCAGGCAGCAAGTACAGTTTGTCTCAGGTTCAAagagtgcaaagtatggaacaacagcagcaacagagtCCTGGGtggttcctgttgttgttgtcattgtttgccttcaagtagtttccaacttAGGAAACCTTATCATGAGGTCTTCTTATCAAAGGACGTAGAGTGGGGTTCCATGGCCTAATAGGGAATCAAAACATGGTCTCCAGAGATATATAGTCCCAATGCTCAGACCACAAAACATTCTGGCTTTCACCTTGTTATCGATCATCCAACCTTATATCTACAAGGAAGCAGGCAGCAAGTACAGTTTGTCTCAGGTTCAAagagtgcaaagtatggaacaacagcagcaacagagtcctgggtggtggtggttgttgtgtgccttcaagtagtttccaacttatggagatCCTAAGGCAACCTTATTGTGAGGTCTTCTTGCCTAAGGACGTAGAATGGGgttccatggccaaatggggaaTCAAAACATGGTCTCCAGAGATATATAGTCCCAACGCTCAAACCATACACCATTCTGGTTTTCACCTGGTTGTCTATCATCCAACCTTATATCTAGAAGGAAGCAGGCAGCAAGTACAGTTTGTCTCAGGTTCAAAGggtgcaaagtatggaacaaCAGTATCAATAGAGTCctagatggtggtggtggtggtggttgttgtgtgccttcaagtagtttccaacttatggagatCCTAAGGCAACCTTATCATGAGGTCTTCTTGCCTAAGGACGCAGAGTGGGGTTCCATGTCTAAATGGGGAATCAAAATATGATCTCCAGAGATATATAGTCCCAACTTTCACGCCATACACCATTCTGTCTTTCACCTGATTGTCTATCATCCAAACTTATATCTGGAACCAAGCAGGCAGCAAGTAAAATTTATTTTAGTTTCAAggagtgcaaagtatggaacaacagcagcaatagagtcctgggtggtggtggtggtagttgttgtgtgccttcaagtagtttccaacttatggagatCCTAAGGCAACCTTATCATGAGATCTTCTTGCCTAAGGACGCAGAGTGGGGTTCCATGACCAAATGGGGAATCAAAACATGGTTTCCAGGGATATATAGTCCCAACGCTCACGCCATACACCATTCTGGCTTTCACCTGGTTGTCTATCATCCAACCTTCTATCTGGAAGGAAGCAGGCAGCAAGTACAATGTTATCTAGGCCTCTGTCCCCACTGCTTCATACACTTCACTGAAGAAGATTCGGAGCTCATTGAGTCATGGAGTAAATAGCTTCCCAGTTATGGCTTTTTTGGTGACTCAGAAAGAATCTCCTAAAAGGAGGAAATGGACTGTGGCAGGAAGCTGAAGGACAGAGAACAATGCAGACTTGTATTAAGAACTGCAACAGAAAGATGCTGAAGGACACGTACGACCTGGGAAGCAGTAGGTGTTGCTACAAGCAGAAATTTTCCTTCTGTCATCCTCTGGATTCCTGGCCTGACAGACTGACACGTCTCCTGAAGTGGCTGAAGATACGGCCTTCATGAAGCAATGAACACCACCAATGCAACACAGTGTCCCCCAGTGGAGCTGCACCTGGTCATCCCAACTCTCTTGAGTGTCTTCTCCTTGGTTGGACTTGTCTTCAATGGCTTCAGCTTGTGGATCTTCTGGTTCGTCATCAAGCACTGGAATTCAGGTGCCATGCTCCAGTTTAGCCTCGCCTTGGCGGACAGCATGATCCTTCCGCTCGCCCCTTTGATGGTGACCTATTTCTACTTGGGCAGCCACTGGCCTTTTGGGGAATTTCTTTGCCAGCTTCTAGCCTTCTTGCTCAACACCCACTTCTATGGGAGCGTCTACTTCCTGACGCTCATCTGCATCCACAGGTACCAAGTTATTGTCCACTACAACTCCAAGACACTCTGGAGACGGAGATCCTCCTTGAAGAAGCTCATCTTGGTCTTCTGGTTTCTCCTCTTTCTGCAAGGGCTCCCGCTGTTCTTCTTCCTCAAGACCTCGGTCATCAGCGGCAAGGTGAAGTGCATGAGCATCCTTCAGTCCGAGATGTCCTCCCTCTACCTCGCCTATGGCATTTTGAGAGGGacctgcttccttctctcctttgccATCACCTTCATCTCCTACATGAGGCTGGGGATCTACATTGCGAACATCAACCCAGCCAGTCTCAGAGGCCAGGTGATGAAGACCAAATCCATACAGATCATCGTCCTCACTCTCCTCGTTTATGCCGTCGGCTTCGTGCCCGTCCATGTCTGCATGACAGTGGCTGCCATCATGAGGCTTTATGAGATCTCCTGCACACTTCTCAACCATATCCAAATCGCCTATTATGTTTCTGTCGTCTTCAGCGTGGTCAACTCTTGCCTCGATCCCTTCATCTACAACTTTGCCAATGAGAAGTTTCACAAATTTATTTCCCAGTTCTTAAAGAAGTTCTTCCTCTCCAAGTGACAAATTGGGAAGAAGAATAGGTAAGGCATCCATGTGCGGGATGAATACAAATTGTTTTTTTTCACCTATCAactttgtggaattaatgcaattcgacATCActttcaaggctatggaatcatgtgagctgtagtttggtgaggctccagaacTTAGGGAAGGCTAAATTACAGTTCCATGATGACGGTGCaattagccatggcagttcaagtggtgccaaactgcattaattttatggtgtagatcaacgtttctcaacttgggggtcgggacccctgtgggggttaaGAGGGGGTGTCAGAccgccagaaaacacagtattttctgttggtcacagagtttctgtgtgggaagtttggcccaattctatcgttggtggggttcagaatgctctttgattgcaggtgaactataaatcccactaactcccaataattctggagaccagaaccgaacacagcctccaaagatgccaaatgatgaggaaaagcctatatatTCCTTTATCTCAGGGGTCCTAATGCCGctactccttaatacagttcctcatgttgtggtgaccctcaaccataaattattttcattgccacttcacAATTGTAGTTCTGCTACTGTTGTGAaccataatgcaaatatctgagatgcaggatgtattttcattctctggatcaaatttggcacatattggaatactggtggtgtgtgtgtgtgtattttgtcatttgggagctatagttgctaggatttatagttcacctacaatcaaagagtattctgaactccaccaatgatggaattgaacaaaacttggcacacagaacttccatgaccaacataaaatactggaaaggtttggtgggcattgaccttgagttttggatttgtagctcACCTATgtccaggtagagcactgtggactcaaataatgatagatctggaccaaaagtggcaggaatcctcaatatgtccaactgtgtacactggaggagtttgtggaaaatagaccgtgacatttgggagctgtagttgctgggatttatagttcatctacaatcaaagagtgttctgaactccatcaacgatgaaattgaaccaaacttcccacagagaagggactcactggtgtgagcctccctccagcctcgcccGCTCTCCCTTACCTCGTGCATGTGtatcatgctgccatgcgccaagaaTTCCTgctctccccacttggagtctcagaaagaaCCCTCCTCTTggttgagaggccggccaatcacaacggaggagggcttttggtggatttgccatctgtttccaaaaaggaagaggaggacaggcagagcgatcttcagccttctctgccaaagaagtgcctaagaccatcagaaatatatgttttctgatggtctttggcgacccctctaaaaccccctcagaggtcccgatccccaggttgagaaacgctgatctagacactagacaccTTTTGAtccagcccaaaatcccattgtttttttttaaactgctgcatcacactcttggctcatgttcaactcgTTGTCCTCAAAGCCTTCAAGATCTTTCTCACTTGGACTGTTCTGGatccaggcgtcacccattctgtatcattgtatttcattgttttttgcctaagtgtagtattcattttgttagttttggctaatCAGCTCTGTAATGTGTCCCAGAACATTTGTCTTCAAGAGCGCAAGGACTATGCAGAGATCGGGAGGGTCCCTTGTAGACTACATGAGTTTCCCCGAGTCTTCCTCCATCCTTGCTTTTGCTTTTTGTAACTCATCAGGTTTGGACATTCTCAGAAAGCAGAGCCTGAGAGAGGAAATGAATGTGAGAAACCAGAATGGGTTGCAACTTGTGGAAATGCAGTTGTGGTTACGGGTTCAAATCGAGgcaaagggaaggaagcaagcgATGGCCGGTTCTGACTCCTGTTTCCTCTCCACCAAGCCAAACTTGCCCAATTTACCCAACTCCTTTCGGTTTTCCTCCTAGGTTTTGTTCTCCATCCTAATTGTCAGTCTTCTTGTCCTTTCTATATCTTTCTCAAAATGAGTGCCCGAAACTGAAAATGCCCAAGATGCAACAATTTCTGGTTTCCATATGGAGAACTTCTGCCAGTTTTGTTGCACCCATGAGATGTAGAATTCATAAAGCTGCTCAGTGTGGCCCATTGTGTATAATTTCATCCTTTGTTCCTAAAGtggaaatctatctatctatacacataatttgcttgctgttttgtttttactggtgtgttgttgggcttggcttcatgtaagcctccccgagtccccttggggagatggtggcggggtataaataaataaattattattattattattattattattattattattagagtgaaaatatgtatgtgtgtatgtggccggGGTGCCAATTTACAcatatagctcccactactcaggagacaccaatggccctccctccaatgacattgcaggttatagcgagtgccGTAAACATATACaacagccctgccaatgtcctacaccaggggtccccaaactacggcccgtgggccacttctggcccgccaagggcacttatccggcccgcggaaGAGGagcgttcccccccccccccacagtgccccttccttggctggctcatgctatccgtcaggcccgataggcagcatgagccagccaagggcagctgctccgcatggcctactcgcgcgtaaagc
It contains:
- the LOC132763931 gene encoding P2Y purinoceptor 2-like, whose amino-acid sequence is MNTTNATQCPPVELHLVIPTLLSVFSLVGLVFNGFSLWIFWFVIKHWNSGAMLQFSLALADSMILPLAPLMVTYFYLGSHWPFGEFLCQLLAFLLNTHFYGSVYFLTLICIHRYQVIVHYNSKTLWRRRSSLKKLILVFWFLLFLQGLPLFFFLKTSVISGKVKCMSILQSEMSSLYLAYGILRGTCFLLSFAITFISYMRLGIYIANINPASLRGQVMKTKSIQIIVLTLLVYAVGFVPVHVCMTVAAIMRLYEISCTLLNHIQIAYYVSVVFSVVNSCLDPFIYNFANEKFHKFISQFLKKFFLSK